From the Ensifer adhaerens genome, the window ATACGGGTTGCCAGCTGTTCGGACGACATTTCGAGCGAGTAGAAGCCGACGACACCGCCGTTTCTGGCCTTGAAAGAACCGTCGGCCTGGACTTCGGGTTCGTAGGCGGCTGCGATGTTGTAGGCGATGTTGGTGGCAAGCGAGGTCTTGCCCATGCCGGGGCGCCCTGCAAGCACGATCAAGTCCGAGCGCTGCAGGCCGCCCATGCGGGCGTCCAGCGACAGGATGCCGGTGGAAATGCCGGAGAGGCTGCCGTCGCGCTCGAAGGCAGCGCCCGCCATGTCGATTGCAAGCGCCACCGCGTCGTTGAACGACTGGAAACCGCCATCGTAGCGGCCGGTTTCAGCGAGTTCGAACAGGCGGCGTTCGGCGTCTTCGATCTGGCCCTGCGGCGGCATGTCGAGCGGCGCGTCGTAGGCGATGTTGACCATGTCCTCGCCGATCGTGATCAGCGAGCGGCGAAGCGCCAGATCGTAGATCGCACGGCCATAGTCTTCGGCGTTGATGATCGAAACTGCTTCGGCGGCAAGGCGCGCGAGGTATTGCGCGACGGTCAGGTCGCCGACCTTTTCGTCAGCCTTGAGGAAGGTCTTGATGGTGACCGGGTTCGCTGTCTTTCCCATACGGATGATATCGCCGGCTACCTCATAGATCTTGCGGTGCAGCGGCTCATGCAGATGGACGGGCTTCAGGAAGTCCGAGACGCGATAGAAGGCGTCGTTGTTGACGAGGATCGCGCCGAGCAGAGCCTGTTCGGCTTCAAGGTTGTTCGGCGCCTCGCGATAGTGCTGGTCCACCTGATCCTTGCTGATAGGGGATAGCTTTCGCGCCGCGTCATTCATGTCGTTTTATCTCTGCCTCTATGTGGTGTGGCACCGGTTTGCGATCTACCGCGAG encodes:
- a CDS encoding replicative DNA helicase, whose protein sequence is MNDAARKLSPISKDQVDQHYREAPNNLEAEQALLGAILVNNDAFYRVSDFLKPVHLHEPLHRKIYEVAGDIIRMGKTANPVTIKTFLKADEKVGDLTVAQYLARLAAEAVSIINAEDYGRAIYDLALRRSLITIGEDMVNIAYDAPLDMPPQGQIEDAERRLFELAETGRYDGGFQSFNDAVALAIDMAGAAFERDGSLSGISTGILSLDARMGGLQRSDLIVLAGRPGMGKTSLATNIAYNIAAAYEPEVQADGSFKARNGGVVGFYSLEMSSEQLATRIISEQTEVSSSKIRRGDISEADFEKLVACSQMMQKVPLYIDQTGGISIAQLSARARRLKRQRGLDCLVVDYIQLMTGSGKSSDNRVQEITQITTGLKALGKELNVPIIALSQLSRQVESREDKRPQLSDLRESGSIEQDADVVLFVFREEYYVKNLEPRDEFDPKYEEWKMKMEQVKGTADVIIAKQRHGPTGTVKLAFQSEFTRFTDLADPSFTQYEEH